A single window of Pectobacterium parmentieri DNA harbors:
- the wzxE gene encoding lipid III flippase WzxE: MSLAKASIWTAGSTLIKIGAGLVVVKLLAVTFGPSGVGMAGNFRQLITVLGVLAGAGIFNGVTKYVAEYQQQPDQLRPLLGTSITLVLGFSTFLAILFLAAATPIAKLLFGHDDYRDVVRALAFIQMGIAYANLFLAILKGYRDAIGNALAVIGGSLIGLAAFWICLRLGGYVGALAGLALVPALLVIPAGIMLLRRTPLSLASLKPAWDRAIAGQLGKFTLMALMTAVTLPVAYIMMRNLLAAHYSWDEVGIWQGVSSISDAYLQFITASFTVYLLPTLSRLTDKTALAQEIVRSLKFVLPVVAGVSFCVWLLRDFAIWLLFSSQFTAMRDLFVWQLVGDVMKVGAYVFGYLVIAKAALRFYLLTEVSQFLLLTGFSHWLIPLYGAQGAAQAYMATYLVYFLLCCCVFIIYRRRA; the protein is encoded by the coding sequence ATGTCGTTGGCGAAAGCATCGATATGGACGGCAGGCTCCACGCTGATAAAAATCGGCGCGGGGCTGGTTGTCGTCAAACTGCTGGCGGTCACGTTTGGCCCCAGCGGTGTGGGGATGGCAGGAAATTTCCGCCAGTTGATTACGGTATTGGGCGTGCTAGCCGGTGCGGGGATTTTCAACGGCGTCACTAAATACGTTGCGGAGTATCAGCAACAGCCGGACCAATTGAGACCGCTGCTCGGCACGTCTATCACGCTGGTGCTGGGATTTTCCACTTTTCTGGCAATACTCTTCCTAGCGGCCGCAACGCCTATCGCCAAGCTACTGTTTGGGCATGACGATTATCGTGATGTGGTGCGTGCGCTGGCATTTATCCAGATGGGTATCGCCTATGCCAACCTGTTTCTGGCGATCCTCAAAGGCTATCGAGATGCGATAGGCAACGCGCTGGCTGTTATCGGCGGCAGTCTGATCGGGTTGGCGGCTTTTTGGATCTGCCTGCGGCTGGGCGGCTATGTTGGCGCATTGGCAGGGCTGGCTCTGGTGCCTGCGCTGTTGGTTATTCCTGCGGGAATAATGCTATTGCGGCGTACACCGCTGTCGTTAGCGTCGTTAAAACCCGCGTGGGATCGCGCCATCGCCGGGCAATTGGGCAAATTTACGCTGATGGCGTTGATGACGGCGGTGACGCTGCCCGTCGCGTACATCATGATGCGTAACCTGCTGGCGGCGCATTACAGTTGGGATGAAGTGGGCATTTGGCAGGGCGTTAGCAGTATTTCCGATGCTTACCTGCAATTTATTACCGCCTCCTTTACCGTTTATTTGTTGCCGACGCTCTCACGTCTGACGGATAAGACCGCGCTGGCGCAGGAAATTGTGCGCTCGCTGAAGTTTGTATTACCCGTCGTAGCGGGCGTCAGCTTTTGCGTGTGGCTGCTGCGAGATTTTGCCATCTGGCTGCTGTTCTCCAGCCAGTTTACTGCAATGAGAGATCTCTTTGTTTGGCAGTTGGTCGGGGATGTGATGAAAGTGGGCGCTTACGTCTTTGGCTATTTGGTCATCGCAAAAGCGGCGCTGCGCTTTTATCTGCTCACGGAAGTGAGCCAGTTTCTTCTGTTAACCGGTTTTTCTCACTGGTTAATTCCGCTTTATGGCGCACAAGGCGCAGCGCAGGCCTATATGGCAACCTACTTGGTCTATTTTTTGCTTTGTTGTTGCGTATTCATTATTTACCGTAGGCGAGCATGA